In the Rhea pennata isolate bPtePen1 chromosome 4, bPtePen1.pri, whole genome shotgun sequence genome, CACTTAATCTCAAGCACAGTTTAGGAATGTTTCTGGAAGCAAAAATCCGCAGTTTGTAACTAATTTTCAATTAAACGTTGATTCATTATTAAAAACTGGTCTGTACCATCTccagtaactgaaaaaaattataaaaatagagATTTGAAAGTAGACTGAATTCACATGTACCAGGTACCATTTCTAGTGTAAAAATGGTTTTcagtttatgaaaaaatatttccttaaaaaaagcaTAGGCTTACAGTTAATATCACTAAGAAGGTTCACAGAAATTCCTCGGTATATTAAGAGTTACACTCTCGGTTTTTTTACAGGAGGGTCCTGCAGACTGAACTTAGGAATTTcacaagaagcagcaaaaggGATTCTTTTGGCTGACACCTTCTTCCCAATTGTTTCaatctgaaagagaagataCAGTTATCAAGCAAGTGTGGCAAGCTAACAGAATCATGTCAGGCTATTAGGGATCTATGAACTTAATCCAGGGTCATGACAGCTTTTAATAGATACTGGAAAGATATAAGCTGCAAAGCACAGACTGTACACCAACAGACTATTTTGGAAgtatgatttttcttaaaaaaaaaaaaaaaagacaaccacAGCCTCTTAGAGGCTCCTGCTTTACATGGTATTAAAATAGTAGCATCATCTTTGTAATTTGAACATTCATGTGGCTCAACTTCCATGGAACTACAGTATAAATATCATAAAAAGTTTCTGGGTATTCAGAAAATGAAGGTTTAGCCTCCTTTAAAAGTTTAAGATAAAGTAGGTAACAGGTAAGCATCTTTCTTCCTTAATGGAGGGAGTTGGTTTTTTCAAGAAAGTAGAATTTTGAAAGGCTAAAGGTAATCAACTCTATTTAGGAAAGTATGTATGAAGTTTGCATACAAACACAAGGTACTGCAAAATTCAAAGTGAGCCAAGCTCTTCCAATTCTTAAAATCAGGCTAATGTAAAAATCACTTAAGGGCAGAGCTTGCAGAGGCCAAACTGCCAACTACTGAAATAGTTCAGAGGCCCAGTTAAGTGAAGGGAGATAtagttttcttcttaaattgGATGCAAAGCACCAGAAGacaacatattttatttaaaacaatccTAAAGAATAAATTCAACAAAAATCCAGTGAAAATTGATATTCTAGACAGGCACCCAAGTTATCTACCTAGTTGCATCAGCAGCTTCTAAAGAACATTGTATAAGTAGCCATGTCAGCTATATGTACTATATTTGCCCTTAAGTGCTGTGGTCACATGGTGCTGTTATTAACTATTAAAAGCTATTTACATTGTTTGTAAATAGAATCATGCAACAGCTGTGCTGTAgcttaagcaaagaaaaagaagcagaagcgGAGGATGGGAAAGCTTATGACCATTATGCAAATAATCACTGTACTTAGGAGTACATAAACGGAAATAATTTAGCTGAAACATGCATCTGATTTAGCTTCTAGATTTTGCTCTAATTCATGTTTAAGAGGCTTGTACTAGGAGATTATTCTGAGATTAGCAATTTCAGTATTAGTCACACATTTTGTCTCTACTAGAAGTGCTAGACAGATGACTTTCCCCAGACATGTTTACACTGTTGAATGTTGATAGAATATTCTGATGTAGCTTGGATTTTAACAGAGCATCACCTCACAGAACAGGAAGGTACTGGATGAAAGCAGAAGAACTAAGAACAGATGTTTTACATTTAAAGCCTCACTTTAAAAGAAGGGTTCTCTCTTCTAACTCAATCATTCCAGCAggcaaaagtgaaaaagaacaggagtggggggaaggggagaaacaaacatacaaaacagCCAAGAAGAAATCCAGATCGTTACCTGGAAACCAATGACTTGTAGCTCATTATGAAGATCATCAAGAACTCTCCTGCCATCAAAAATGAATGCAGGCTTCAGCATCTTCTTGTGAATACGCTCATAATCTAGCTCCTTTAGAGGGCAAATGGAGTAGAGAATAAATTAACACGTTCTCTTTGAATCtttaaactgaactgaaaacGACAATTTTTACCTTAAACATATCCCATTCAGTGCAGATTACAAGGGCATGAGCTCCATCACAGGCTTCATATGGATCTTTACTTACAGTAACCAGTCGAGACACTGCAATAGAAGGAAAAGGTTTCATTCTGCACAGGGCTTAGTGTCTACCTGGCACACTCCTGGCAAGACAATGTCCTTCCTTGCTCTGCCCAAACAAGGAGTTCCAGGTCACTCACCTAGAGTTGTTTTCAGTCAAGACAtttgtcacttaaaaaaaataaataaataatgatagCAGCTGATACCTGGCATCTGAATAAAGTCAGGGCTCTTAAGTGCtcaaaataaagcattctgATTTAAACAGTTAAGAGGATCTCTAGAATTGGAAGTTGCTATCAAATATTCAAATGCCAGCTGTCATAAAGGTCATTGCTTATACGACAGCagcacactaaaaaaaaaaaaaaaaatacatgtgacTCAGTGCATACATCAAGGGCTGCCTTCATCCCTTGACTGCCTCAGTATCTGCCTGGAGACCATTCTTCCATCCCCCTCTAATTCAAGAGCCCCTTGTAAGCATTCCAGCCTCTAACAGCTACTACTGTTCTTCACCCCCCTTGCATGTCAAATAATCCATGTCCTTCACTCCAACTGCATCTGCCATACCACATCCATTTGGAAGGTTTGAGTATCATCTCCTCCCAGTCCGTAGCCAGTTTTCCCTCATTCTCTCCCCACTTGGAGACAGGTCATCTATTCTTCTCCCCATCTGTAAATCATCTCCCTTCTTCCCCTACCTAACAGGGAGAAGGAATGAAGAGCCAAAACACCCCCCACCACCCCAAAATCCCTAGTCATAGACAactattttaagttttcttgaATTGAAGAGCAGAAATCAAGTGGGAGATGACATGGGGAGGCCAGGAGAGGAAACTAAGCATTCCACAGTGAatatcagaattattttgtgaCTTCTACTCTGAAGAGGCAAGACAGAACTACAGCAAGACAAGGCTCTGGTCAGGAAGAAAGAGAGTAACACCAGTCCCTTCTATTGCTGGAagctttgttctttcttctcattaCACAGAGAAAATTCTTTGCATACATTTGAATGAATATTTGTTAACAACACCACACACACTGGTAGAGTTAGCATTTATCCATAAAATGCTAAGCTGAGAAGGGGAAGTTTACAGTAATCCTCTAAATTATGGCAGATCTCTGCATTAATAAATGTAACCATCAGCACATCACTGCCATGGTGAAAGTTAATTTCTAGTATTTAACCAATTCTTAAAATGTGCAAGGcctggggcaggtggggggattgtttgttttttcctcctccctcttccagGAAAAATACTTCTCATGAGCATTCCTACCTTGATTATCTTCTGAGACACCAGGATGTGAAAGATCCAAGATGATTTGTTCTTTAGGTACTTTAGGATCATAAATATGGAGTTTTGCTCCTTCATCCATTAAATACTTGCTAATGTAGATACTGGAAGACTCTCTAGGGAAGTGAATCAACCAGTTTAAGAATCAGATGGTTTGTTCTAAACAATGAAAGTCTTCAAGTGTCATGAAAAGACACTATGAGATATGTTTAAAGTACAGCCAATATAAAAGCTCTAGCATTACATATTTGAGTGGTAATCCATGACAGCAAAATAAGTCTTGAGAGAGGTCAAGAAGGGTAACgtaaaaaacaaatttacatCTCTTTCACTGAATCATGTATAAGACAGACATTAAGTGCTAGGATTCTGATTGAGCATAATTAACAAGGTATCATGCCCGTGAGCAAACCCTACAAACTCCAGTCAAAGAAAACTATCAAATTCATCCTTTATAGGAAAGCAATAGAATAGCTGCTTTTGGGAAACAGGCTGAAGTACTGCTACTGACTCTCACTTGGCAAAGACAAAAACGTTTACATGCTTCACTGTAGAGGAAAAGGACTCTGTTCAAAAGCCAGCTTAGTTTATGCAAGTAATAAGGACCAGATGCAAGAGATTATCATTAGGTTTAAAGAGATAAAGAATAAATTCCCTCCCTTActtgagggaggaaaaaaaacaaaaaaaaaaaacacacacacacttgttaCAAATCAATTTTGTCACCAGAAGTTTAGGACCGCTTATCTCATCTGTTTTCATCAACACAATTGAATGGGCATGTTTAACTGCACAGCTGGTGATAAACATAGGGCAGCCACATTAACAAATAGAATTTGCTCTTACCTTGTGTCTCCAGTATCCTTTTTGAATGCAAACCCTAAAATAGCAATCTTCTTATCAGTGACAGTATTGAACAAGCTGTCAATAATACGAGAAGCAAATCTTCTTCTCTGATAGTCATTCATGTCTATTACCTGAAACCAAATAAGACATGACTGTTTGGAAGAGAACTATTTTCAACTAAGTTGATCATATTAGCAATCACTGAGTAAACACTCTTATCAGAAGCATCATTTTAACACAGAAGTTCAAGCCAAGCTAGTCAGATGCAAGTTTAATATTACAGAGACTGTGGAAGAAACAGATATCCTTACTCAGCACTACATAAGTAATTCAAATATAAGTTTAGTTAATTCATAGGTTTTTTAGTTGGACCCGTTTCAATCAATGACTGCAGAGTCTGTTCACATGCATGCTTTCTCACTTTATCTAGTTCAAAGACTAGAGGgttcttttggttttgattaAGAACTAacacccccctccccttccAAAAACAAATTATACACATACACAGCAACCACACGCAACAAGTTGTACTCCAGGCAGAAGCATGGAAAGCAGTTCCAGTGTTACATAGGTCTCTAAAAAAATGGTAACTTTGGGGTACTTAAATGTCACAAGGACATCTCATCACTAGACTGACATTTCTCTACCTGCTATTGCTGGACAGCTGTCAGGTTTTGTAATACCCGTTATAACAGATTTCAGCGCACAAAAGTAGTGTGGTAAGTGAGGCACTTAAATCTTTTGTTGGTAACATATGGGAGTTACAGTCAGCCTGATTGTTCTGAAGCTTTCCTCCCAGTCTGTTTCATACTTTGATCTCCAACCCTTACCAGGGGTCACACCTCCAGACCACTGCTATATGAGGGAAGGTAGGTTCTCCCAACTAGTCAAGGTTTCCCATAGCCTGGATCCCTCTTGATTTTGAACAGATTTCAGCCCAAAGCAAGACTTAGCAGTGGCTTGTAGAACACGAGATacaaacaatacagaaaaaggGTACCTGGGAACCAAGTTTGAGGAAGACAGACAAAAGCAGTGAGATTTGTGCCCTCCCAGAGTAGGGGAACATAGTGGGTCTGGCTGACAGGAGGAGGATTCATGTCTTCCCGcagctcttttttcctttaggcaTGCCCTAACCCTGTCCTATCTAAAGGCCAGACACAACAGAAGTTAGGTTTCTGGAGCCACTGACTGGCATATCTTCCAGATTCACAGCCCTGTCTTCAGACTGCAGTCTCCCATGTGCACGCACTGGGATGGGATGAAGCTGCTGACAGTGCAGCACTCAAGCCACAAAGGAGAAGGTGTTTACATTGCTGCTTATACAGGTGCACGTGTGACCTGACCATGcgggctgcagcaggcagatATAGTGCATTGCTGAGGAAGCAGAAGGTGCAGGTAGAGGGCTGCATTACACAAACATGACACCCAATACTAATTCAGTACCATTTTTACCATCTGAACTGTCCACGGGCTAATAAGCTGTAATTCTTTAGGCAAAATTAGATAgcattaaagcatttttatatgaTTTAAATTAGTTTGTTTACATCAGCAAAAGCCTGAAGAGCTGATTTGTTAGGGGAGGAAAAAACCACCACACCCATAAATCCTAAGTATTTCTAAGCCTCTGTGTTGCCAGGATACCAACTGGATTGCATTGAGGAGCATCCTTCTGATCTCAAAGAACAGAGCCAAACCAATTTATCCTTTGTCCCTTTtaacagaatattatttttcactattCATCATATTACACAGCAAACAGTTAGTttttgcagctcctgctgctctttgctctaGGAATTGCCTGTTGTCTgcttaatatatatatatatatatattttttttttttttttttttttttttttttacaaagtgAAAACAGCAGTTCTTAGAGAAGATATTAGAACCTTGGgttccttctctttccctccctgtcCATGCATCAAGGCCCATATGTTCAACTAAACCCCTTCTGAATGCACGTACAGAGAGCTCCCAGCTTCACTGGATAGGATTGCAAGTGTGTCTACCATGGACTAGTTTATCCTGATGAAGAGCATTCTAGAAGATGGTAACGGTATGAACCTCTTCAGATTGAGGAAAGTATGAAACCCATGTCTTCCTTGTCCAAAGCAATTATTGATTTAACTGTTAGAGCTACAAGCACGTACCAGGCTGCTGACTAGGCCCTGGCCTGAGGTTAATGCTAATTGAACAGCATTTAGAAATCTACTGGACATGATGTAAGATATTATCTGTGATGCCCAGCAATTAAGAAGCTGACAAAAGGGAGGGATGGCTAATCTCATGAGTGCTTAAAGGAGAGATATGAGAACTGCCCATACTTAGATAATTGGAGGGGAATATTGGGGACCTTTTGAGGAGTCAACAGCACCTAGGTAACCATATCAATAGTACCATGCAAGAGCAAGATTACCTGACTAATGTTataaaaaataccaaatttgAGCATGCATATGGCTCAAAATGAGCATGTGGCTAAACTGGGACCAGCGGTGGAAAAGTAATTCTGAGTGGACTGTTTATTTGGCAGGAGACTAGgtcagagaaaaggagagaaaggacagTCAAAAGGAAATTCTAGAAATGGGAAAATGGATAAGGTAGGCAAATCATGTGATCAGTGCTATCTGAGAGCACCTGCCAGGCAGTCTGGTACCTGTTCACCACAGCCTCAGTTAGGACAAAAAACCAAAGCAGCTGTTCTCACCATACCATGTATATATCAAAGGAGCTTCCTCAGTGAAGAGGACTGGGGAAGAGAGGGTGAGGTACTTCCACTAGCTAGTATGGTAGCACCTGCCAATACAGATGGACCAACCCAGTATCTCTCGGCCGGGCACAGACACAAGAGATCCACACCTTCCTAATCATTTCTAATATTAACtaggcaacagcagcagccacaccAATTCAAGAAGAATAGCAAGTTCTGCTGAATTTTTAGAAGATGAGCTATAAGAGTAGACACTCAAGAGAAGATCAATTTAAAGTGCAGAGACAACGCTTAAGTGAAAGGCAGGAGTCCAGTCAGGCCAATCTCTGAACTTCAGATTTTCTACACCATTACTCCTAGGCAACTTCTCAATCCAATTGTTGTTTTGATTGTCTTTCTTCAGTTCATCTCCCCCAGATAAGAAGTCTAAGCACTCATAAGTTTCAAACAGTCATGTTGGGCTGAGGCCTCTAAAATGTAAACACTGTCAACATTAAGGCATTCAATCAGTAACAATAACACACAGAATTCACACAATGCTTGAAAGCTGCACACTGAAGAAATACCTACATGTCACAAAATAATAGTGATGAACTCATACCTGTTGCCAATAGCGGGCTACTTCAGGTAAGTTCAATGCCTCACAAAGATACACTAAATTCAAAACATCCTTCTGAAAACAGCTACCTCCAAACcctgaaagggggaaaaaaagtttttaaccTATGGCTTGCACCAAAAAGATATTATTCTACTAATCAAATCTTTGGCATCAATTCATTTGGCAGTTACTTCTACAGCATTACAGTTCTTAGGATAATTTGTTGCTATTCTTCGCAGCAAATGAAGGACTTCAGCAGCTTCTAAAGTCTGACTCCTAGATCTACTTATTTTGTAGATTACCAAAGCCCGAAAATCCTTTCCCAAATCCctctgaagtcaatggaaattttaatcaaatttcaAGTGAAGATGTGATAAGACAACCCctggatttttatttgtagaaaAGGGCAGACAAACTCCTGAGTTTGCTCTTCTCCCATCCAGAGGTTCAGATGAATAAATATCATCTTAAATAAGTAGGTAAGTCTTCTGCTTGTTCTTCAAAATGGCCATCATAATCAAGAGCCACAGAACACCACTGCCAATTAAGGGACAACTGAGATAGTTAGTAGAAGGATCCTCATCTTCTAGAGCTCTACTCAGAGTCCCAGAGCTCTACTCAGAGTCCCAGAGACAACACACTATGTGGAAGATTATAACCACCTAAAAGGTATTTGCAAAACATATTTACTATCTGCCTTTCTCTGTTCCAGAAACTTGCAAAAGATTACATTCAGTAGGGCAATTAAAAAGCACCacacaaactttctttttctagcaTCATTAATGTGGCCATGTAGATAGGCTAGTCTTCTTCCATAAAACTGAAGGATTTTTACAGTGATCAACACTTCTATCACATCTTGTTCTCTGGTATCAAAATCTGAACTGAATTAAAGCATGCATTCTTAGTTCTCATGCTTCAGACTGTCAGAGTCTAGTGCAATCTCATCTtggaaataagagaaaaatggttttataCTACTATTCTACAGTAATACTTTCATACTCTCATGCTTCAAAAGATTAAGTTATCACAGCACTTTTGTAACACTGCTAGTATACCTACTGTGCTATTAGGCAAAAgcctggaaggaaaaatatttcatttaccAACACTGGCTTTGAGAAATTTATTTCCAATTCTTTGGTCTGTTCCAATCGCTCTTGCCACTTCTTCAACATCTGCTCCTGTAGCTTCACACAGAGCACTGATTGAGTTAATGCTGCTGATTCGTTGGGCAAGAAAAGCATTAGCTGCCTGTAAATAAGAAACAGTACAGAGAACTTAGCTCTTCTGGAAGCCAAGGTATCCTACACAAGTACAGAATTAGTACCAAAAGTAGTATTACTTTAATATCTACATATCTCTGTTGAtgagaacagcagaaaatggtCACTATATATGTAGCTTAATATATAAGTATCAGTTAATGAGTTCTAAGCAAAATGATGTAATACTTAGTCATACTAACCAGTTTAGAAAGCTCTGACGACCAGGTGTTGGTTGTGAGAATTTTTTCTTTGGGTACCCAGTGCTCATACACAGCGCACAGAGCACGGACCGCTTTCTGTCCCTCTGGAGAATCATCTCCACCAATAAGCACTCTGTCTGGGTTCTTCAGGTCCTTGATTGCTGTCCCTTCCGCGAGGAACTCTGGATTGGACAACACCTGCAAGCAAAAAAATAGAGTttgaaataaagattaaaaaaaggtaaaagcaaaGAGTAAGATCATCATCTAAATTCACAACTCAGATTATGTTTACCTGCAAATCCAAGTTTGGCTTAGTATTAGCATCAAATATTCGACGAATGCTCTCTGCAGCACGTACTGGGACTGTGCTCTTCTCAGTGACAATTTTATAGCCATTTGAGTTTTGTACAATCCTTCTAGCACATGCTTCAATGTATTTCAGATCAGCCGCCCGGCCTTTTCCCATCCCGTAAGTCTTTGTTGGAGTGTTAACCTAGTTACAAACACACaggagggtggggggaagtGACACTTATCACACAGGAACTACCGAAATGCTGAAATTGTTAGGAGTGACAGACATTTTGCTTCTCGGAGGCCAGCTTAGTTGTACACCACAATTACCCTAGTTACCATATCAGACAAACAGCCATTAGATTTGTCAATTACCCATTGTGTCTTCTAAAGAAAGCTCACTAGACTCTGTTCATCAAACAGGATTTAAACAGGAGTAATTCATAGCAGCTCCACAGGCTTCTGTAAAACTTAGTGTTTATTCTGGAGACAACAATAATTTCTTCATGGCCACAGACAACCacctcttgtttcttttcccatgttagaaatataaaaagttcacttcagaaaaatcttgCAACTAGTAAGGCAACTATATTTAAATCCATTTGGCAGTGAAAGCTAAGCATAGAGCTGCTGGATATTGCTAATActgaagaacacacaaaaaggcaccaTGAGCAAAAACATGTCATTTAGATTAATACAGAGGATCCTTTTCATTACAAgcttaaaacagaaacagcaacaacatATAAAACAGTACAtcttacaaataattttaaaaagtagccAAGGGCAGGAATCCAGGTTGCAATATACAGGCTGCATCAGTGGCAGTTATTTTagacttaaaaggaaaaaaacaaaagataggAGAGCTCTATACTGAGGTGCTCTCACAGAGGAGTGGATCtcaagaaaagaacatttaagaaacaagaaaacaactGAGCTGTGGTCTATGAAGTTGAATATTAATCAGTTCTTTTGGACTCTGTATTAGGAGTAGCCTTTTATATTACAAAAGGCCATATGGTTTATAATTGAATGGTGCCTTCCTGGTGCCAGCAGCCTCCCAAAGGATATCAAAAAAAGATCCTATCTTCCATTAATACACTGGGTTTTTAAAACTTAAGAACTAAGTCATCTTTGTAACCCAGCATATAACGCATGATTTTTGCATCCTAGTCTAGGAATGGTATCACCTAGTCACCCAGTACAGATAAATCTATATATGTCCTATGAACTTCAGTAGGACACTACAATAATGAATCTGCACTACAATCTTGCTCCCCATACACCCTTCCATAGCTAAACATCCACACTGTCACTTTGACTTGGAGCCACCCAATGGTTTATTAAATACTCTACTGgcttaaagaaacaaaataactgcagaactaaaataaaataggaagcTTACTTAATACTTTCCCCACAGTATACTAGAGGAAATCTGACACAATTACATCACCAAATGAACAGACAAAACAAAGGCCTCTTCCTAACATAAGGATATTCACCACATTGGTTTGTTAGGAAAACAccacccctcctcctcctcaaaaggggaaaacaaacaaacaaaaacacccagaaaaagcaaaacacaaccaaccttctcccccctccctccgaacttacagaaataaatacaagatCGGCTTCTCTAATGGCATCATCAATACTGGTAGAAAAGAAGAGATTTCTTCCTCGACAGGATTCTACCACTTCTTTCAACCCTGgctgaaagagcaaaaagaaaagtacttaAGGTTAACGTAGTTAGAAGAGGTGGCAAAGTGCACACCAAAATAGACAGCATGTCATTTCAGATACAGATTTTAGTGCTTAGTATGACACACTTAAACCCTTcagatgtaaaataaaacttctgtaGATTTACTGGGGGGAGAGGGTAAAAGGGCTAGAAGTAAAAGTTCTTATTCAAAACAGACTCCAAACACAGCTTCTAAGTCTTTGTCAGTTATGTTGAGTTGCTGTTTGCACATCAGATTTTAAGCTCCACTTACTGACAGGCTTATGTGCATATTTAATTCTATTACCACGAGCAACAATTAAAGGAATCTACATCACTCTACAGGTAGTTCTTAGGACACAAAAATTAAGACTTTGTTCTTCGCTACAACAAAAagaggtgattccagcccctTTCTCTATATACTCCTACCATCTTCCTAAcctgtaaaaaaaatcttccaccAAATTAACAAGTTGATCTGACTTGGATTTCAGTATAAGACAGACAGCacaaaggaaaggaattaaaaaaaaaatcccttttttgGTAACCACCCGTGTCTGGAACAGGTTAGGTGTATCATGGAACCACACCTACCGTGGGCAGAATCACTGTCACCCTTTGATGAGATACTGTCCAGAGACACATTGTGCAGAGCCCATTCCCTTCTTTAACAACCCCTACTCAGGCAAGAATGATAAAAAGCCACGTGCACACGAGCAATTCTGTATTAGAGTCATCTTCGTAGATGATTCCAGTTgccagagacaaaaaaaaaaaaaaaagaaaaagctttatttgtttgaaaataaaagttgtgCCCTGTAGCCTAGTAATCAAAGCTCCAACATACAAAACGCCTACCACGACATGAGACACCTGAGTAAGTGCCAAAAAGGCAAAGGTTcactggaggaaagaaagaagcagaagcttTCTGTAGGTGAGACATTTTTGCTGtctcactttattttcattttagttacGACATTTGATATAAAGGTCAATAGAGGTAGAATAACATACGCTACAATCCATCCAAACATGCCAACAATGGTTTTATTAGGAGATAGATAAAAAGGTAGGTCATTAGAGAGCAAAAGAATATCCTTGTCCTTCCTGACACtggcaagagaaaaaacaaacaaaaatacagaatccCTCAGCATGCTGTGGCTGAAATTTGCAAACATCTGAACTCACTCTTGGCAGTTTCTGTACATTCTTTGTAAGCAAAAGACACTATACCAGGAAACAAATTTTTGGGGTTTTCTTAACGCATCAAAACTAGCTCTACTTTTAACTTGCTCAACCTAAGTattaatacaaaacaaagtTCTTACCCTCGTGAACTTTATTCATTTCTCACCTGCTAATCTGTGCATtataaagcttttccttttaaaaattagggCAAAGGAGATCCGCTAGTCTTAGAGAAGTCACA is a window encoding:
- the UGDH gene encoding UDP-glucose 6-dehydrogenase isoform X1; this encodes MFEIRKICCIGAGYVGGPTCSVIAQMCPGIQVTVVDVNEARIDAWNSDTLPIYEPGLKEVVESCRGRNLFFSTSIDDAIREADLVFISVNTPTKTYGMGKGRAADLKYIEACARRIVQNSNGYKIVTEKSTVPVRAAESIRRIFDANTKPNLDLQVLSNPEFLAEGTAIKDLKNPDRVLIGGDDSPEGQKAVRALCAVYEHWVPKEKILTTNTWSSELSKLAANAFLAQRISSINSISALCEATGADVEEVARAIGTDQRIGNKFLKASVGFGGSCFQKDVLNLVYLCEALNLPEVARYWQQVIDMNDYQRRRFASRIIDSLFNTVTDKKIAILGFAFKKDTGDTRESSSIYISKYLMDEGAKLHIYDPKVPKEQIILDLSHPGVSEDNQVSRLVTVSKDPYEACDGAHALVICTEWDMFKELDYERIHKKMLKPAFIFDGRRVLDDLHNELQVIGFQIETIGKKVSAKRIPFAASCEIPKFSLQDPPVKKPRV
- the UGDH gene encoding UDP-glucose 6-dehydrogenase isoform X2 — its product is MCLWTVSHQRVTVILPTPGLKEVVESCRGRNLFFSTSIDDAIREADLVFISVNTPTKTYGMGKGRAADLKYIEACARRIVQNSNGYKIVTEKSTVPVRAAESIRRIFDANTKPNLDLQVLSNPEFLAEGTAIKDLKNPDRVLIGGDDSPEGQKAVRALCAVYEHWVPKEKILTTNTWSSELSKLAANAFLAQRISSINSISALCEATGADVEEVARAIGTDQRIGNKFLKASVGFGGSCFQKDVLNLVYLCEALNLPEVARYWQQVIDMNDYQRRRFASRIIDSLFNTVTDKKIAILGFAFKKDTGDTRESSSIYISKYLMDEGAKLHIYDPKVPKEQIILDLSHPGVSEDNQVSRLVTVSKDPYEACDGAHALVICTEWDMFKELDYERIHKKMLKPAFIFDGRRVLDDLHNELQVIGFQIETIGKKVSAKRIPFAASCEIPKFSLQDPPVKKPRV